Sequence from the Saccharopolyspora pogona genome:
CTCGAAGAATTCCTCGAGGTCGTTCCCGAGTTCTCGCTGGCGGACCCGAGTGAGCCGTGGCACGGCGTCGGCCCGCTGACGCTCCAGATTGGAAAGTGATCGACATGTACCGCATTTCGGTTGACTCGAGCAGGTGTCAAGGGCACGCGCGCTGCATGGCCTTCGCGCCCGAGGCGTTCGACTTCGACGACGAGGGCTATGCGTTCGTCCCGGATGGGTTGGCCGAGGCCGCCGAGCTGCCGGAGAGCATCCGTCGCGCCGAAGCGAACTGCCCGGAGCGCGCCGTCAAGATCGAGGAAACGTGAACCGATGACCCTTACCGGTGATGTGCTGGTGGTCGGGGCGTCGGTAGCCTCCGGTGCGTTCGTCGCGCAGCTGCGCGAAGACGGCTTCGAAGGCCGGGTCCTGGTCGTGGACCAGGACCCGGACGCGCCCTATGATCGGCCGCCGCTGTCCAAGGAATTCCTCGCTGACTCCGCCGAGTCACCGGGTGCACCGTGGTGGCACGACGGCTGCGAATTGGTGCGGGGGAGGGCCACCGCACTGGATGTGGCCTCCTCGACGGTGCGCGTCGAGTTCGAAGACGGGTCGGAAAGTGCTCTGGCGGCGGAGCAGATCGTCATCGCCACCGGTTCGGTGCCGGTGCGTCTGCCCGGTGAGCCGGCCGGGGTAGCGCAGTTGCGCACAGCAGCGGATGCGCGCCGGATCCGTGACTCGGTCGCCGCAGAGCGCAGGATCGTGATCCTCGGAGCGGGCACGATCGGCACCGAGCTGGCGTCCAGCCTCACTCTGGCTGGCGCCCAGGTCAGTCTCGTCGACCTGACCGACAACCCCCTGGACCGCTTCCTCTGCGGGCACCTCGGGGCCGAGGCCGCAGCGTGGATCCGGGATGCGGGAGTCTCACTGCACCTGGGCTCGCGTGTCGAAGGCGTCCTCAAGCAAAGCGGCGGCTGGCGCGTCGTGACAGATTCCGCTGAGCTATCGGCTGACCTCGTGGTCAGCGCGGTCGGCACGCGCCCCGCGACCGCCTGGTTGGCGGGATCGGGGCTGGACGTGGCCGACGGAGTTCGCTGCGACGACGAGGGAACCGTACTGGATACGTCCGGTTCTCCCGTGTCGGGCGTGCGCGCCATCGGCGATGTTTCGGCATGGGGCTTGATCGGTGCAGGTGCTCGTCGGTGCGAGGACTGGACCAATGCGCAACGTCAAGGACGCAGCGTGGCGCGTGCCCTGCTGGGAAAGAACCCGGTGCATATGGACGCGGAACCGGCGTATTTTTGGAGTCACCAGTTCGGTCGGAAAATTCAAGTCTTGGGACACCCGGACCGTGAGGCTACGCTCGTCCAGCATGTCGACGAACCGCACCGAAAGGCGGCGTTCTACACGCTGGAGCGCGGTGCGGAGACCGTCGCCTGGATCGCCATCAACACACCCCGGGAGTTCGCCATGGCCATGCGGAAGTCCATCCAAGCACTCGGCTGAGCAGGCCATATGAGCGTTCCGACACAGGATTCAAGTGGCTTCAAAGCACAGCTCGACCAGATGACCGAAAAGTTGGTCGCAGTTGAGCGCCGCGCTGAGACCTTGGCGGAATTGAACCGCCTGATGGTCCAGGGCGGGGACCCGATAGCGCTCGCGCAGCGGGCCGTCGACCTGGTTAAACGCGCCACCAAAGCCGCAGGGACGTTTGTCTATATCTGGGATCCTGAGATCGAGCGCCTGGTGCTGCGGGTCGCCACCACAGGCCGCCAGGCGGCCCACGTCGGGGAGATCCAGCTCCGCCTCGGTGAAGGCGTCACCGGGTGGACGGGACTGATGCGGCAGACCGTCAGACTCGACGAAGACATCCAGAGCGATCCCAGGTTCGTCAACTTCTCGGTCCTCGAAGAGCACCAGTTTCATTCCATGGTCGCAGTTCCCGTCGCGGTGCCGGGCGGCGAACTGCTGGGTGTGTTCAGCCTGTACGCGGGCGAGCCGGCCGCGTTCGACACCCACGACGTGGAGTTGGCGACCGAGGTCGGAAGTCTGCTGGCCAACGGCCTGGTCCATGCCCAGACCGTGAAAGACCTGCGCAGGGAGTCGGCGGCCTCTCGGTTCCTTATGACCCTGCCCGCGGACGCCACGAGTTCGCTGCAACGCTGCGTCGACGTCCTCGCCGAGGCGATTCGTGACCAGGTGGACGCGGCGTTCTGCTCGCTGGAGCTCGCCGAACGGGGAGCGCCCGACTGCAAGGTCCGCCCTGGACTCGCCTTCGCCGACGACGTCGACAACGCGGTCGTGGTGTCGGCGCGATCGGTCCGGGCGAGGGCTGAACTGCACGACCTGGCCCAGCAGATCAGCTCCGAGCTGGAGAAGCTCACGATCTCTTTCGGCACGCTGTTCCCGCTGGGCGCCATCACGTGTTATCGCGCGCGGCCGTTCACCGAAGCCGACAAGGGCATCGTCGACGCGCTCGCGGCGCAAGCGGCCACCCTCGTATCGTCACTGAGCTGTCCGGCCATGACGACACCGTTGGCAGGCAGGTTGGCGGGGGCTCCCACACGGGAGAGCGCAGACCGGCTCCTTCGTGACCTGGGCTGGCATCCCGGACCCACGCAACCGGTGCAGGTGCGGGTCAGCGGGACGCGGTACACAACGCCATCGGCCTTCGAACGGGTTGTGGACGCACTTCGCGAGATGCGCGGTGGAATCGAAGGAATGGTGCTGGTCCCATCGGCGCCGGTGGTTTCTCTGTTGGTGCCGTACCAGCCCGAACAGTGGAAGGGCTTCGAACACGCGTTGCGGACCACGATCAGGCAGCTGCAGGCCGAGTCGAATGGTGGGGTGACGGCCGGTATCGGTCCCGTGGCCAACGACGTTTCCGACCTGGTCTCCGCGCTTCAAACCGCGGAGACCGCGGGCGCGTGGGCGCAGTTGCTCGGTGACCGCGGTTCGGTTGCCCATCACGAGGACTTCGCACACCTGAGGTTGCTCCCTCGAGTCGCTCTGGACATCGGGGAGGATCTGCGCGATGTCCTGACCCGCATTTCCGAGGTCATACGCTACGACCTGCGCAACGGCACGGCGCTGGCGTCGACCCTGGAGGACTACCTCGCGAACCGCTGCTCGGTGACCGACACCGCCAGCGACCTGTTCATCCACCGCAACACGCTGCGCCAGCGGCTGGGACGCATCGAGGAACTCGTCGGGAGACCGGTCGAAGGCCTCGGGGACTGGGCGGTCGCGGCGCTGGCGGCACGGCTCGCCCTGGCCGGCGAGCCGCGGCTGGTGCGGACACAAGCCCGGAACGCTGCGAGCGGGGAATGACCGGTCCGAACCCGCGTTGTGGGTTCGGACCGGTCATTGGCCATCCGCGGGTTTACTCGTCGGGAAGAGCCTCCATGGCGTCTTCGCGCAGCGTTCCGATCGCCGCGAACCGGGCCGGGGCCCTGCGGCGCAGCCAGATCGCGTACAGGAAACCGGTCGTCGCGATTGCCAGCACGTACACCGGGATGAACGTGACGATGAGGGTGTCGGCGCCGGCGAGGAAGGTGAGGTTTTTCAACAGGAGACCGACGACGACGAGCTGTGCCACGGCGCCCGCGATCGGGGCGGCGAGCGTCTTGAGGTAGTCGCCGGTGCAGTGGCGGCCGACGCGGTTGAAGTAGCCGATCACGGCGATGGACACCAGCAGCTGAACGACCATGACGGCCAACGTGCAGAAGATCGGCAGCCAGGTGCCCAGATGCAGGATCGGGTCCGCGCCACCGATGGCGAAGATCGCAACCGTGGTGATCGCGATCGCGGCCTGCACACCGGCGGCCAGGTGCGGCGACTTGTGCTTCGCGTGGGTCCTGCCCAGCGCCTCGGGGAGGATCCGGTCACGGCCCAGCGAGAAGAAGTACCGCGCCGCATTGTTGTGGAAGGCGAACGAGCACGCGAAGAATCCCGATACCACGAGGAAGTCCATGAGCGTGCGCACGAACGGCAGCGTGTACATGTCGGCCAGCTTGAAGAAGTACTGGTCGAGCAGCGTCTCGGCTTGCGCGGGGGAGTCGCTGCCGAAGCCGACGATGGCCGCGTAGGCGGCCAGGGCGTAGAAGACGCCGAGCGTGATCACGGCGATGTATGTCGCGCGCGGCACGCTTTGCTTCGGATCCATCGTCTCTTCGCCGTAGATCGCGGTCGTTTCGAAGCCGATCCAGGACCAGAACGCTAGGAAGAAGCCGATGCCCACGGCTGGTGCGGCGCCCCACTGCGCGGGGTCGAACGCGACGGCCATCTGACCGGACGTACCGCCGGATCCGATGGTGAACACGTCGACCACGAGGACGATCAGCACCTCGAGCGTCAGCAGCAAGCCGAGAATGCGTGCGGTGAGGGTGACCCGGTAGTACGAGATCACGAACATCGACGCCAGCGCGACGATGCTGCACCAATACCAGGGCACGCTCAGCCCGAAGTAGTCGCCGAGCAGTGCGGAGGCGTAGTAGCCGAAGCCGCCCTGGATCGCGGCGGTGATCATGCTGTACGCGGAGAGAATCGTGAAACCCGCCGCGAGTCCCATGGGCCGGCCGAGGCCCTGCGAGGTGAACGTGTAGAAAGCGCCCGCTGCGGTGATCCGCTTCGCCATCTGGACGAACCCGACGGAGAACACCAGCAGAATGAGTGTCGTGGCGAGGTAGGTGAGCGCGGTGGCGAGTCCTGCGCCGCTGGACAGGGAGATCGGGATGTAGGTCGAGACTACGACCAGCGGAGCGGCGGCGGCCGTCACCATGAGCACGATGTGCAGGAAGTTGATCGAGCTGCGTAACAGGTCCGTGGACGAGCTACGCGCCGACGTCTTCCTAGGGGGAGCCGCGGCTTCGGGTTTGGAAAATCGGGTCATGGTCCTGCCTTCCTGCGGTGGCTCATCGCTACCCGGGCATGCGGAGCATGGATGGGCGATTTGGTGACGTTAGCCACGGCGGGGCGGCAGCTGTATGTCCATGCAGACCACATCGGCGGACCGGGCATGTGCAGTACGCGGTGAGTCCTCATGTGCCTGGTCCCGGCGCCGGGATGTGCACAGGGTAGGTCGGCCCCAATGATGTGCATATTGTCCGCAGACGGTTGTGGGCGGGAAGGATCTTTTCCCCAATCAATGTCACTTTAAGTAACGAATAATCGCGCAGCGCGTTTGTTGGGCGTCGTCGCTGGCTCTGCATCCATCTGCGGCACAAGGTCGAGGACGGCCCACACCACCCGCCCGGTGCCGTGATCCACGCACCACATTCGCGTGTCACCCTGACTGGTGTAATTGAGGCGCGTGAAGCGGCACCATCGACGCGACAGCGGGACTGACCACGCTCGGTGCTCGCCACCTCTACAAAGGAAAGCCGCCCTTACGGGGGTAGCAACGTGTCACCGATTCGTGACTGGTGCAGATAGAACCCTTCAAGCAAGCCGCCGTCGTCGATAGGGCGGAGCGGCCGTAGGGGCGCTTGCCGACCCGCCACGGCTCGCCCAACGACATGAGGACTTCTGCGCCGACGATGCCCATGCACCGACGCTCAAGATCCAGCAAGCTCACCGGGTCCCCGACCACCACTTGCCGTGCCACACGCCTTCCACGCAGATGTCCGAACAGGACAGACATCCCGAACCTGGTCGGTAAACAACCACGGGATGTCCCTGGAATCACGCAGGACGGACGGCGCGTACGGGTCTATCTGCGGTCGGTAAGCTCCAGGATCAGGATGGGGACGCGACCGCGTTCGGCGTGCTCGAGGGCGAGGGTGTCGGCGGCCTGGGGGACCAGGGTTGCGTGGTGCACCAGGGGTTGTCCACCCAGGGCGGCGGCCAGCACACCGAGGAAATCCTGCGCTCGGCTGGATACACCGCCGAGCGGATCGCGCAGCTGCTCAACGACGGCGTGATCAGAACCTACCGGGCGACGACTTCGGGCTGATCTGACGAGCCTGATCCGCCATAGAACTGAGCTGGCTCGCATCGGCAGCTTCAGATTGCGTGGCCCGACGCCGAGCGGCGAGCACGACGAGACGTGGCGTCGAGTGCGCTGTAGTCCCACTTCCTTGCGATGCCGAACACGCCGGCGCCACCTTCGTCTCCGAGGTGGAGAAGGTGGGGTGTTCTGGCTGTTCCCGGTCAAAGGCAACCGGCCTGGCCTGCACCCACAGCTGAAAACCCTGCCCTGGACCCGAGTCCGCCTCGGCGAAAGAAACCGCGGCCGCGGGCACGGGCGTGCCGAGACCCACAGCCTGAAAGTCCTTGCTCTGGAAGAAAACCTGTGGACCGACCTGCTCGGGACCCGAAACGACCTAAACCGGACAGGTCAACCTTGCACACGCCCTGGGTGGATACCTCCGGTCCGAATCATGCATCCCTACCCGGAAGGCGCCTTGCTGCCAGGACCCAAGGCAGGAGCCCAGTGCGGTAGTCCCGCACCCTGGGATCTGTGCGGGGGGCCGCCCGCGAGGGCGGTCCCTACCGCGACAAAGGGGGTGCGGACCTGCCGACACGAACTTCTTGACCGCACGCTGATCTGGGACCAAAGCCATCTCCTGCACGCCCTGCGTGAGTTCGAGAAGTTCTACAACGAGCACAGGTCCCACCCACGCCTCGCGAACCCCCGCCCGCTACACCCACTTCCCCAACCGATCACCAGCCCCGAGCAGCTGGCCCAACTCGACATACGAAGGCTTGAACGCCTGGGCGGCCCCCTCCACGAGTACCGACATGCCGCATGACCAGGGCGGACGAGGTTTTCGGCAAGCGCACCCCTGCCGCGGCGGGTACCGGGCGTGACTGATGTGGACGGTCGGCATCGTCGGCGCGAGTTGTCTGTCACTTGCCGACGGTTGGTAATACAACCAACCCAAATGTTCACCAACGGGGCGAGCCGGGTTTGACGACGTGCAGTCGTCTGGACCGGCTGGGCGTGCAGTGTTCGCTGTGTGACGAGGTACTTGGAAATCGCTGACCGGCTTGCCAGCGAGTTGGGCGATTCAGTACCCGGTAGCCGGGTGGTCAGTGAATCCGAGCTGGCCAGGCGGTTCGGTGTGGGCCGCGGGGCGGCCAGGTCCGCGCTGCAGGAGCTGGAGCGCCGGCTGCTGGTTCGGCGTGTGCGTGGCGCGGGCACGTTCGTCAATTCACGCATCGACTATGTGATTTCCCGTGACCGCCCGCCGTCGTGGCACGCGAGTGTGCAGGCGGCGGGCGCGACGCCGCGGTCGGTGGTCAGACGCGTCGACCGGGTCGGGCTGCCTGAGCCCGAGGCGAAGTGGTTCGCCCGGGAGCCGGGTTCGCCTGCCTACCTAGTGGTGCGCGAGTTCTACGCCGATGACCTCCTGGCGAGTTGGAGCGAGGAGTGGATCCCTGCCGACATCGTTCCCGAGCTGGATGTGGCGATGCAGGTGGTCGATTCGGTCGAGGACGTACTGCGTCAGGTGGGCCGGTTGCAGCTGGTGCGCACGTGGCACCGGGTGGCGCTGGAGATACCGCCGCCCCGTGTGCTGCGGGAGCTGGAGGTCGAGGCGAGCTGCCCGGTCTACCGCTGGGAGAACCACAGCCGCGACGCGGCGAGTGGGCGGGTGCTGAGGCGGAGCACGGCGTGGACCAGGGCCGATGTGGTTCGCGTGATCGTAGAGCTGTTAGAAACGATCTCGGAGGAGGAAGGGTGACCGAGGTGTTGAGCCGGGAGCAGCGGTGCGCGCTGCTGGCGGAGGCCGAGCGCGACGAGCTCGTTGCGTTGGCGGACGAGTGTCTCGACGACGGCGCCGCGCTGCGTGTGCTGAGCGGACCGGAGGTCGGGATTGTCGTCGCGCAGGTCCGTGAGCCGGTGCTGGCGGAACGGTTCCTGCTGGGCGACGTGTTGGCGTGCCGCGTCGAGGTGGACTTGGCCGGGCAGGTGGGCTGGTCGATCCGGCTGGGTGAAGACCGCGTGGCCGCCGTGGCCGCGGCGGTGCTCGACGCGGAGGCGGAAGCGGACCGTCCGCGTTCGGCGCGAGTCGACGAACTCTGCCGGACCGTCGCCGATCGGTTGGCGGCGCGGGAAGTAGCCGAGTGGGCGGCGCTGGCGCCGACGATCGTCGAGTTCGAGGAGTTGACATGACCTTTGTCGTGGACAGGATCGCCGCGGCCCGGCTACTTCCGGATGAGTCGCGGGAGGTGTTCCGTGTGGTGCTGGACGCGCTGGCCCGCCCCGGCCGAATCGTCCAGCTGCCCTCGGATCGCCTCGGCGGGACACCGGCAGTGCTGTTGCCGATGCTGGCGCTCGCCGACCTGGGCACCCCGGTCGCGGTGCTGGATGACGGTGCGGGGTGGGTGGACGCGGTGTCCGCGGCCACGTCGGCGCCGATCGTGGAGTTCGACGTCGCGCGGTTCGTCGCGGCCACGCGACCGATGAGGCCGGAGGAGCTGCGTTCGGCCTGCCGGGGGAGCGCGTTCGCGCCCGAGGCCGGCGCACTGGTCTGCCTTTCGGTGGCCGAAGTGGATGGCGAGGATTGGGTGCTCTCCGGTCCTGGTATTGCCGACCGGGCTCGTGTGTCCGGAGTGGACGGCCTGGTCGAGGCGCGGGCCTTGGCGGTGGCGGGTTTCCCTGCTGGTGTCGATCTGCTGTTGATCACCGCGGACGGGCGGATGGCCGGGATTCCGCGTACGACCGTGATCGAGGGGAAGGGTTTCTGATGGGGTACGCGAGTGCCCGCGGCGGGCTGGCGTCGATTATCGCCGCGGAGGAACTGGTACGACGCGAGCGCGACCACGCGCCGGTGCCGTGGGTGTCGACCGAACAGATCACCGGGCGGTTCCGCTTGGCGGTGGACCGGGTGATGGGGGAAGGCGGGCTCTACGACGAGCCCACGGCCGCGGCGGCGGTGCGGCAGGCCGAAGGCGACACGCTGGAGGCGGCGCACCTGGTGCGGGCCCATCGCTCCACGTTGCCACGGCTGGCTGTGAGCGAACCGATCGATCCGGATGAGATGGTCGTGCTGCGCCGGATCGTGCCGGCGATGCGTGAGCCGAACGGCCCGCAGTTGCTGGGCCGTACCACCGACTACACCGGCCGCCTGCTCGAGAAGCCGGACGGGCAACCGGAAGCACAGCCGCAGGAGCCTCGTCCGGGCGTCGAGCGCAGTGAGGAGCAGCGCCGCCCGAGGCGGTTCCTCGAGGTGTTGCGGAAGCTGGACCTGGTGGCTGATCAGCGCCTCCGTGACGATCCGGAGCCCGTGGACATCACGCGTGCGGCGGTGCGCCCGCCCGCCGCCCGGTCGGCGGTGCTCGCGGCGATGGCGCGTGCGGAGACCAGTGGACTCGTTTCGCTGTGGTACCGGTCGATGCTGGGGCCCGACAACGACATTCACGAGATCAACCTGGGCGAGCTGCGGCACGGGCGGCTGCCGCTGCGGGTGCGGCATCCGCACACCGGCAATCTGGTGCGGATGGGCGAGTTCCGGGTCACCGAGGCCGAGGCGATCGAGAACCTGGACGGGGCCGATGAGGACCGCAGCAAACTCGGTGTCGGCTATGGCCTGTGTTTCGGCCACAACGAGCGCAAGGCGATCGCGATGGCCAACATGGACATCGCCAACCGGCGCTTCGGCCGGACGGGACCGCTGGAACAGCTGCTGTTGCTGACCACGGACGGGCTGGATTCGGGCGGGTTCCTCGAGCACCTGAAGCTGCCGCACTACGTCACGTTCCGTTCGATCATGGACCGCAAGCTCGCCTTGCGTGCCGCCGCCGAAGCCGATGAAAAGACGGACTCGCGGGTTGCCGATCCGGTCGGGGAGGAAAGCCGATGAAATCCACAGTGGACATTGTTGAGCAGTTCGAACGGGAGCAGGGGCTGCTAGACGAGAGCGCCAAGCGGGAGGTGCGCCGCGCGCTGTTGACCGGGGTGTGCGTGCCCGGTTACCAGGTGCCTTTCGGCTCACGTGAAATGCCCGTGGCGCGCGGCTGGGGCTCCGGCGGGCTGCAGGTGACCCTCGGCGTGATCGGGCCGCAAGACACGGTGAAGGTCATCGACCAGGGCGACGACGCGGGGGTCAACTCCACCAATCTGCGGCGCCTGATCACCTCGACCACCGGCAGCAGCGAGACCACCGACACCCGCGAAGCCACTATCACCCAGACCCGGCACCGGATTCCGGAAGAGGCCCTCGGCGAGGGACAGATCCTCGTGTTTCAGGTGCCCAGGTCGGACCCGTTGCGCGCCGTGGAAAAGTCCGTCGCCGAGGCCGCACGCATGCACGCCGAAGCCGACTACGCCAAGATTTGGGTCAGCCTGTACGAAGATCTGGTCACCAACGGCATGGTCACCAAGACCACCGGCTATCCGGTACTGGTCAGCGGCCGGTACGTGATGTCGCCCAGTCCGATCCCGCGCTGGGACGTGCCCCGGCTGAACCAGAGCGAGAACCTGAACCTTTTCGGTGCCGGCCGAGAGAAGAGGATTTACGCCGTGCCCCCGCACACCGACGTGCGCCCGCTGGCGTTCGACGATGTGCCTTTCGAGGTGGAGCACACGCCTGGCGCGCGGTGCAAGCTGTGCGGCAGCGACGACGTGTTCTTGGTCGACGCCGGTCCCGATGGCGGTCACGTGTGCAGCGACACCGACTGGTGCGCCCGGGTGCGCGAGAGCGCCGCCGACACCGCCGCGCATCGCGAGCGGGCCCCGCTGCACCTGCGTCCTGACCCCAGTGCCCGCATGGCCGGAGCGGCGAACGCTCAGTCGTATGTTCCTCCGGCGCGGGTGTCCGGTGGACCCGAGTGGACGCTGCGTGTGTCGGGGATCGGCAAGATCCACGGCCGCGGTGGCGCGGAGGCGGTGCCGGGCACGGGACCGGAGCACGGCACCGCGATCAGTCCGGCCACCGGCGCGATCGTGGCTGCCTGGGACGTCTCCTTCGACGTCGCGCCGGGCGAAGCGCTCGGCGTGATCGGGGAGTCGGGTTCCGGGAAGTCCACCGTGCTCAGCTGCGTGATCGGTGACCAGCAGTCCACCATGGGACAGGTGCACCTGGCCGCGGTCGACGGCGGAGCAACCGACGTGCTGCGGTTGCCCGCCGACGAACGTCGCCGCCTGCGCATCGGTGAAATGGCCGTGGTGCACCAGGACCCCGCCGCGGGACTGGATCTGAACGTGACCGCGGGCGGCAACATCGCCGAGCGGCTCACCGCGGCCGGCTGGCGCAGCTTCCACGCGATCCGTCGCCGCGCCGCGGAGCTTCTCGAGCGGGTCGAGGTGCCACTGTCGCGCATGGACGATCCGGTGAAGACGTTCTCCGGCGGGATGCGTCAGCGGGTGCAGATCGCCAAGGCGCTGGCCACCGATCCGCCGGTGCTGCTGCTCGACGAGCCGACGACCGGCCTGGACGCCTCCGTCGCCGCGGGGGTGCTGGACCTGCTGCGTGGACTGCTCGCCGAACGCGACGTGGCCGCTGTTGTGGTCAGTCACGACTTCGCGGTGATCGAGGCGCTCACCGACCGGACGTTGGTGATGCAGCTGGGGCGGGTGGTCGAGCGCGGCCTGACCGACCAGCTCTTCCACGACCCGCACCACCCGTACACCCAGCGGCTCGTCGCCGCGGCCAGGAGGTGATCCCCATGCGACCCGTTCTCAGCGTGCGCGGGCTGCGCAAGTCCTTCGTGCTGCACACCATCGACGGCCGGAAGGTCGAGTCGCTGGACGGCGTGGACCTGGACGTGCACGCCGGCGAGCACGTCGCGCTCGCCGGGCCCAGCGGTGCCGGGAAGTCCTCGCTGCTGCGGTGTGTCTACCGCACGTATCTGCCCGATGCCGGGACATTGGTGCTGCGCGCCGGCGACACGGAGGTGGAGCTGACGGGGCTGGCCGACCGGGCCATGGCCCGGCTGCGTGGCCGCGAGATCGGTTACGTGTCGCAGTTCCTGTCCGCACCGCCGCGCACCGGGCCGTGGGAGGTGGTGGCCGCAGCCGCGCGCCGCCGCGGCCTGGACCGCGCCGACGCCCGCGAGGCGGCCGCCACCGCGCTGCGTCGGCTCAACTTGGACGAAGCGCTGTGGGATGTCGACTGTGGCGTGCTTTCCGGCGGAGAACGGCAGCGGGTGAACCTCGCCGCCGGCACGGTGCGTCCGCCCAGGCTCCTGCTGCTCGACGAACCGGTGTCGGCTCTGGACCCGGCCAATCGCGAGGCCGCGTTGAACCTGATCGGGTCACTGGCCGAGCAAGGCGTCGCCGTGCTGGCGGTGTTCCACGATCTGGACGCGATGCGCCGGCTCGCCTCCCGGGTGGTGCTGATGGCGAACGGGCTGGCCGAGCGCTCAGGCAGTCCCGCCGAGATGCTGGCAGGTGCCGCATGAGCACTCCGGTCGCCGAAACCTGGACGCCGGCCGCACCGCCCGCGGACTACGTCCTCGGTCACGTGCGCGCGGTACTGCCCGGCCGCGTGCTGGACAACGCCCGGATCGTGGTCCGCGACGGCCGCATCGCCGCGGTCGAACCGCACCCCGCGGGTTCCGGGTCCGATGTGGACGGTCAGGACTTGCTGTGCGTACCCGGGCTCATCGACACGCACAGCGATGGCCTGGAGAACGAGCGGATGCCCCGGCCCAGCGTCGAGGTGCCGATCGAGTTCGCCATCCAGTCCTTCGAGGGCAAGCTGCGTGCCGCGGGCGTGACCACGGTGTTCCACGGCGTAGGGTTCGAGGAACGCTCCGTGCGTGCCCGCGGTAAGCCGCGCACCGTGCGGCAGGCGGAATACGTGTGCCAGGCCCTTGACGCCTACGAGGACGGGCTGCTCGACCACCGGATCCTGTATCGGCTCGACGTGCGCAGCGCGGAGGGACTGGCGGCGTTGTGCAGCCGCTTGGACCAGGCGCCCGATGGCGCGCTGGTGTCGCACGAGGACCACACGCCGGGGCAAGGACAGTTCACGGACCTCGCGGAGTACACGCGATGGATGATCGACCAGCGCGGGATGACCGACGACGAGGCCCGCGAACACGTCGATCAGACCATCGCCAACCGTGACAGCCTGTTGAACGTGCGAGACGAAGCTTTCCGCTGGTTGGCCTCCCGCACGGGCCGCATCCGCGTGATGGGGCACGATCCCGGTTCCGCCGGCGAGATCGCGGATCTGCTGGAGCGTGGCGGCAGCATCGCCGAATTCCCGACGACGATCGAAGCCGCGCAGGCGGCCAGGGATCACGGCATGCCGGTGGTGATGGGCGCACCGAACATCCTGCGGGGCCGGTCCCAGAGCGGCAACGTCTCCGGCCGGGACCTGCTCGCGCGAGGACTGGTGACCGGGCTGGCGTCCGACTACCTGCCGTCCAGCCTGCTCGCCGCCGCGATCCTCCTCGCCGAGGACGGCCTGGCCACCTTGCCCGCCGCCATCGGACTCGTGACCGGCGGAGCCGCCGACGTGGCCGGGCTGGCCGACCGTGGCCGGCTCGATCCAGGCCTGCGCGCGGACCTGGTGCTGGTCGAGCCATGCAGACCGTGGGCGAGGGTGCGGGCCGTGCTCTGGGGTGGACGGTGAGCCCGACACCTGCGATCGAGATACCGGCGGGCACACAT
This genomic interval carries:
- a CDS encoding ferredoxin, whose protein sequence is MYRISVDSSRCQGHARCMAFAPEAFDFDDEGYAFVPDGLAEAAELPESIRRAEANCPERAVKIEET
- a CDS encoding NAD(P)/FAD-dependent oxidoreductase; the encoded protein is MTLTGDVLVVGASVASGAFVAQLREDGFEGRVLVVDQDPDAPYDRPPLSKEFLADSAESPGAPWWHDGCELVRGRATALDVASSTVRVEFEDGSESALAAEQIVIATGSVPVRLPGEPAGVAQLRTAADARRIRDSVAAERRIVILGAGTIGTELASSLTLAGAQVSLVDLTDNPLDRFLCGHLGAEAAAWIRDAGVSLHLGSRVEGVLKQSGGWRVVTDSAELSADLVVSAVGTRPATAWLAGSGLDVADGVRCDDEGTVLDTSGSPVSGVRAIGDVSAWGLIGAGARRCEDWTNAQRQGRSVARALLGKNPVHMDAEPAYFWSHQFGRKIQVLGHPDREATLVQHVDEPHRKAAFYTLERGAETVAWIAINTPREFAMAMRKSIQALG
- a CDS encoding helix-turn-helix domain-containing protein, translated to MVQGGDPIALAQRAVDLVKRATKAAGTFVYIWDPEIERLVLRVATTGRQAAHVGEIQLRLGEGVTGWTGLMRQTVRLDEDIQSDPRFVNFSVLEEHQFHSMVAVPVAVPGGELLGVFSLYAGEPAAFDTHDVELATEVGSLLANGLVHAQTVKDLRRESAASRFLMTLPADATSSLQRCVDVLAEAIRDQVDAAFCSLELAERGAPDCKVRPGLAFADDVDNAVVVSARSVRARAELHDLAQQISSELEKLTISFGTLFPLGAITCYRARPFTEADKGIVDALAAQAATLVSSLSCPAMTTPLAGRLAGAPTRESADRLLRDLGWHPGPTQPVQVRVSGTRYTTPSAFERVVDALREMRGGIEGMVLVPSAPVVSLLVPYQPEQWKGFEHALRTTIRQLQAESNGGVTAGIGPVANDVSDLVSALQTAETAGAWAQLLGDRGSVAHHEDFAHLRLLPRVALDIGEDLRDVLTRISEVIRYDLRNGTALASTLEDYLANRCSVTDTASDLFIHRNTLRQRLGRIEELVGRPVEGLGDWAVAALAARLALAGEPRLVRTQARNAASGE
- a CDS encoding APC family permease, producing MTRFSKPEAAAPPRKTSARSSSTDLLRSSINFLHIVLMVTAAAAPLVVVSTYIPISLSSGAGLATALTYLATTLILLVFSVGFVQMAKRITAAGAFYTFTSQGLGRPMGLAAGFTILSAYSMITAAIQGGFGYYASALLGDYFGLSVPWYWCSIVALASMFVISYYRVTLTARILGLLLTLEVLIVLVVDVFTIGSGGTSGQMAVAFDPAQWGAAPAVGIGFFLAFWSWIGFETTAIYGEETMDPKQSVPRATYIAVITLGVFYALAAYAAIVGFGSDSPAQAETLLDQYFFKLADMYTLPFVRTLMDFLVVSGFFACSFAFHNNAARYFFSLGRDRILPEALGRTHAKHKSPHLAAGVQAAIAITTVAIFAIGGADPILHLGTWLPIFCTLAVMVVQLLVSIAVIGYFNRVGRHCTGDYLKTLAAPIAGAVAQLVVVGLLLKNLTFLAGADTLIVTFIPVYVLAIATTGFLYAIWLRRRAPARFAAIGTLREDAMEALPDE
- a CDS encoding GntR family transcriptional regulator, producing MTRYLEIADRLASELGDSVPGSRVVSESELARRFGVGRGAARSALQELERRLLVRRVRGAGTFVNSRIDYVISRDRPPSWHASVQAAGATPRSVVRRVDRVGLPEPEAKWFAREPGSPAYLVVREFYADDLLASWSEEWIPADIVPELDVAMQVVDSVEDVLRQVGRLQLVRTWHRVALEIPPPRVLRELEVEASCPVYRWENHSRDAASGRVLRRSTAWTRADVVRVIVELLETISEEEG
- a CDS encoding phosphonate C-P lyase system protein PhnG — protein: MTEVLSREQRCALLAEAERDELVALADECLDDGAALRVLSGPEVGIVVAQVREPVLAERFLLGDVLACRVEVDLAGQVGWSIRLGEDRVAAVAAAVLDAEAEADRPRSARVDELCRTVADRLAAREVAEWAALAPTIVEFEELT
- the phnH gene encoding phosphonate C-P lyase system protein PhnH; its protein translation is MTFVVDRIAAARLLPDESREVFRVVLDALARPGRIVQLPSDRLGGTPAVLLPMLALADLGTPVAVLDDGAGWVDAVSAATSAPIVEFDVARFVAATRPMRPEELRSACRGSAFAPEAGALVCLSVAEVDGEDWVLSGPGIADRARVSGVDGLVEARALAVAGFPAGVDLLLITADGRMAGIPRTTVIEGKGF